The Mangrovivirga cuniculi genomic sequence GCTTTTATCTTACAACAAGCCTGTACAAACTAATTCACCATTAGTAAAAAAGATATTCATGTCGTTGATGAAAGTAGTTCAGGCTACATGCTGGAACAAATCACTGATTTTAATATCAAAAGAATAAACGATGAGGAAATCAGGTCATACTGGGTATCCGAATCAAATCATGATTCTATTTATGTGACTTTAGACCTTAAAAATAAAATGATTATTAAGGCAGTGCAGATAAACTTCCAGGACTTTAACAGTAAAATTTTTGGTCGACCGGACACTTTAAAGCATCAATTCACTATTAAAACATCAATAGATGGCAAAAACTGGACGACTGCAGCAGACTATTCAAACAACCAAAAAGATATGCCTCATGCTTATATAGAATTAAACCAACCTGTAGAAGCCCGCTATGTAAAATATGACCATATCTATTGCACTAATGAATATCTTTCCATCTCAGAGTTCAGGGTTTTTGGAAAAGGACAAAAAAAGGCTCCGAAAACACCAAAGAACTTTAATATTGTCAGGCAGGATGATCGGAGAAATGCAGACCTAACCTGGGATCCTGTTAAAGGAGCTATGGGATATGTTATCTATTGGGGTATAGAACCTGATAAATTAAATCTCTCGGTTTTGATGTATGATGAAAATAATTATGAACTAAGAGCATTAAATACAGATCAGGAATACTACTACCAGGTAGAAGCATTTAGTGAAAATGGTATATCTGAAAGGACAGACATAAAGCATACGAAGTGAAAATATTGAACTCCAGGTAACCGAATCGGCTTAAAATTGAATTTCAGGAAATAAAAGTCAACTAATTAGGATAAAACATAAACCATTGTTTATTAGTAATACTATCAGTGTAACTCACTAAATAATGCTATGATTTTCAACTTTATAATATTTCCTATTCTTATGTCTTTTACAATTGAGGTTTTCGATTTCAACAAAAATTCTGATATCAGCGGATGGAAAATTGTGAATGACAATGTAATGGGTGGAGTATCTAACAGTCAGTTTTATTTAAATGATTCAGGTCATGGAGTATTTATAGGTCAGGTATCACTAGAAAATAATGGTGGGTTTTGCTCCGTCAGACATAGTTTTGACCTCAATGAAATAAACGAATCTTCATCCATAATCATAAAGGTTAAAGGTGATGGTAAGAGATATCAATTAAGGGTCAAAGAATCCAGCAGGAACCCGGAGTCATATATCCATTATTTTAATACGAGTAAAAAATGGGAGGTTATCGAAATCTCTTTAGACCAGCTAATACCCTGGTATAGAGGAAACAAACTAGACCGCCCAAATTTCAATGGAGATCAAATTCAGGAAATCGGGTTTCTTATAGGTAATAAAAAGGAAGAGGATTTTAAATTAATGATCGATAATATCACTATAAAGTCAGAAAAATAATCAGGTAATTAGCTCTTAAACTTATTGTAGATTAAAAAAAATAATCTTATTTTTAATCATTCTAAATAAAGTCAACCAAACACAATACAAATGAGAGCGTTATTTTTTATTCCTTTCTTTTTTATTTACACTTCATTAGATGCTTTTGAACTAAATACAACTATCTCTGAAACAATATTATCAAGTGATACAACAGATTATGGATCATTAACCAAAAAAGAAAAGCGTAAATGGCGAATTGATAATTACACTAGCGATCTGTTTTTTAATATCTCACTTCCTCATCTTAATCAATTTAGAATAAAGCCGGATGGTTCCGGTTTGAGTGAATCCGGTTACTTTGGTTTTGCTTTTGGTTTTGATTATTACTATAATAAAAATCGATTTATAAATATTACCGGAGGGACGATCACCAATTTCATTTTACCTATTCCAATTCCAATTTATGCTCCGACAAATGATAATGAAATAAACTCTAAATATGTTTATTTAACCCATAATCATAAGATCAAAAGAAACAAATTAGGATATGGAATTGTGTACGCCAATTATTCCTTAGACCCAAAGGATAATTATGATTCACAACCTGTTTCAATTTACCGTTCCAATGCCCTTGGAATAGTTGGGACATATCACTTACAACTTGGAAGAGCATTCCATATGGGTTTAATATACAGACCAACCTTTATTTCATTAGGTAATAGCGAATCAAATTACGAACATTCACTAAGCCTTGAGTTTGCCTGGAAGATCAGAATGCTCAAATAACCCGGGTCAATCTATCGATTTGTAATAATGGGGATTAATTTCTTATCTTAATGATATACAAATACTTCCCCTATGAAAAGATCTTTTATTCTCGGATTAATTTCTCTGTTATTTCTTATTCCTGTTAATATTCTGGCTCAGGATGCCAGGATTCTATCAAAATTAGAAGAAATAGCTATAATAGATCAAAAAGTCATGATGCCTATGAGAGATGGTGTCAGACTGGCAACTGATATTTACAGGCCAAAGACTGATCAACAGGTACCTATTATATTTTCGAGGACACCATATAATTTTAACACCTATCGCGATGGTAAATTAAGCACAAGAACACTTCAACGAGCCTATGAAGCTGTTAGCCGTGGTTACGCTTATGTAGTACAGAATGAACGTGGACGCTTTTTTTCAGAGGGAGAATGGGATATCCTTGGAGTCCCTTTAACCGATGGTTATGATGCATTTAGCTGGTTAGCAGATCAGGAATGGAGTAATGGTAAAATAGGAACATTAGGGTGTTCAAGTACAGCTGAATGGCAAATGGCAGTCGCTGCTTTAGATCACCCTTCACATGCTGCGATGGTACCCCAGGGATTTGGAGCTGGAGTTGGGCAAGTAGGTGACTTTTATGAACAGGGAAACTGGTACCGCGGAGGAGCTGAACAAATGTTATTCTTTTCATGGTTGTACCATACTCAACACGATGAAATGGCCCCGAAACTTCCTGAAGACATTAGTCAGGAAGACCTGCAAAGAATTCAGAGGTTCTATGATATGGCTCCTGAATACCCACCGGTAGACTGGTCTAAGGGACTTCAACATCTTCCTATTCAGGATATAATTAAAAATGTTGATGGACCGATTGGAGTATTCGAGAAAATGGTGAGGAGAAAACCAAATGATCCCGAATGGTATAGAGGAGGCCTATACCATGATGACATGGGCTTTGGTGTTCCAAGCTTTTGGTTCGCCTCCTGGTATGATGTATCGATCAGTCCAAATCTCGCTTTATTTAATCACGTAAGAAACAATATAGAAGATCCTCAGATTGCAGAAAACCAGTACCTGGTTATTGCTCCAACCCTCCATTGTGCATATAAACGAGCCACAGAAAATACAATTGTAGGAGAGAGAAATGTTGGTGATGCAAGACTAAATTATGACGAACTTGTATATAGTTGGTTTGATGTCTGGTTGAAAGGGGAATCAAAAGAATTTCTTGACACCCTTCCCAGAATAAAATATTATACAATGGGCAGCAACGAGTGGAATACGGCTGAAGTCTGGCCTCCGGAATCATCTGAAATGACTACCTTATTTCTTTCTAGCGATGGCAAGGCTAATAGTCTGTACGGTGATGGTACACTACTAAAATCTGCACCATCTAAAGACAAGCCTGATTCGTATACCTATGATCCAATGAACCCTGTACCGTCTTATGGTGGAAATGTATGTTGCACCGGCAATGCTGTAAAAGGCGGAGCATTTGACCAACAAGTGATGGAAACCAGAAATGATATTCTGGTTTATACTACACCTCCACTGGAGGAAGGGGTAGAAATCACCGGCTTTATTGAATCAACCTTATATTTATCTTCCGATGTAAAGGATACTGATCTTACTATAAAGATTATAGACGTTTATCCTGATGGTACAGCATACAATCTTGATGAGACAATTCAACGGGTCAGATACAGAGAAGGGTATGAAAAGGAAGTATTTATGGAAAAAGGAAAAGTTTATGAAGTTGAACTGACACCAATGTCAACGAGTAATTATTTTAAAAAAGGCCATCGGATTAGAATTGAAGTTTCCAGTAGTAATTTCCCGCGTTTTGCGAGAAATTTAAATACGGGAGGTGATAATTTTAATGAATCTGATGGGATTGTGGCTAATAATACTATTCACCATTCCAAAAAATATCCTTCACAAATAAAAGTACCTGTACTCGGTAAATTAAATTTTGAAAAGTAAAATGAATATAGGACTGGGTGGAGGATGCCATTGGTGTACAGAAGGCATATTTCAATCTTTAAAGGGAGTTACTAAAGTTGATCAGGGGTGGATTTCCGGCGAAATTCCTCATGAAAACTATTCAGAAGCTATTTTGATTGAATTTGATGAAAATATAATTTCGCTTGATACCATCATTGAAATCCACCTTTTAACACATTCTAGTGAAGCTGCGCATTCCTTCAGGAATAAATATCGATCTGCAATTTACTTTTTTGATGAAGAGCAATTTCAGTCTGTAACACATATACTTATAAAGCTATCTGAAAAATTTAAAAAGAAATTCATAACCCGTGCCATAAGGTTTAAAGACTTCAAACTAAACAAAGCAGATCAATTAGATTATTTTTATACCCGACCGGAAGCTCCTTTTTGTGAAACATATATTATTCCTAAAATAAAAATGTTAATTAATTCACATAGTGATGTGATTAATACCAAAGCATTAAATGTGATTGACAATTATTGTTAAACTATTATATTTGTCCTTATTTTTTAAAATCAACTATCAAACATGCTATCAAGGGATTTATTAATTGTTTTTGTTTTACTATTCGTATGCTTTAACACTAAAGGTCAGTTAAGATCTGGTTATATAATCACAAATTCAGGGGAAAAGGTCGCATGTCAGATAATAAACAGAGACTGGACTTATTGTCCTGAGCAAATTAAAATTAAAGTGTCTGATTCTGAGGTAAAGGTTTTTGAAGCGAAAGATGTAAAAGAAATTGGGATTGACAGTTCGATAATATATATCAGTAGACAAGTCAAAATTGATCTTTCATCATCAAATACTAAAAGTTTATCAAACTCCAGAAACCCTGATTTTATTGAAAAAACGGTATTTTTAAAGGTTTTAATATCTGGAAAAGCCTCATTATATAATTATCGAAAACCCAACCTGGACAAGTTCTTTTTCTCTCATAATGAAAAAGAAATAAAACCATTAATTTATAAAAAGTACAATGTCAGGATGACAATTAAAGAGAATAACTATTTTAAGCAGCAACTAAAACAAACATTTAGTGATGAAGAAAAGGTGAAAATCAATTTTGATAAACTCGATTACACACAAAAAGATCTGGAAGATATATTTATAAAATATAATTCAATTTCAGCTCCTGACCAAATGCAATATATTCAAGAGAGAAAACCCTGGACTTATAATCTAACTGTAAGAACAGGTATGAGGTATGTTACTACTAATATTAGGAACAACCAATACTTTAATGAAGATCTAAAGTCCAGAATTTCATTCAGAATTGGGGCAGAATTA encodes the following:
- a CDS encoding discoidin domain-containing protein translates to MLEQITDFNIKRINDEEIRSYWVSESNHDSIYVTLDLKNKMIIKAVQINFQDFNSKIFGRPDTLKHQFTIKTSIDGKNWTTAADYSNNQKDMPHAYIELNQPVEARYVKYDHIYCTNEYLSISEFRVFGKGQKKAPKTPKNFNIVRQDDRRNADLTWDPVKGAMGYVIYWGIEPDKLNLSVLMYDENNYELRALNTDQEYYYQVEAFSENGISERTDIKHTK
- a CDS encoding CIA30 family protein, yielding MSFTIEVFDFNKNSDISGWKIVNDNVMGGVSNSQFYLNDSGHGVFIGQVSLENNGGFCSVRHSFDLNEINESSSIIIKVKGDGKRYQLRVKESSRNPESYIHYFNTSKKWEVIEISLDQLIPWYRGNKLDRPNFNGDQIQEIGFLIGNKKEEDFKLMIDNITIKSEK
- a CDS encoding CocE/NonD family hydrolase; the protein is MKRSFILGLISLLFLIPVNILAQDARILSKLEEIAIIDQKVMMPMRDGVRLATDIYRPKTDQQVPIIFSRTPYNFNTYRDGKLSTRTLQRAYEAVSRGYAYVVQNERGRFFSEGEWDILGVPLTDGYDAFSWLADQEWSNGKIGTLGCSSTAEWQMAVAALDHPSHAAMVPQGFGAGVGQVGDFYEQGNWYRGGAEQMLFFSWLYHTQHDEMAPKLPEDISQEDLQRIQRFYDMAPEYPPVDWSKGLQHLPIQDIIKNVDGPIGVFEKMVRRKPNDPEWYRGGLYHDDMGFGVPSFWFASWYDVSISPNLALFNHVRNNIEDPQIAENQYLVIAPTLHCAYKRATENTIVGERNVGDARLNYDELVYSWFDVWLKGESKEFLDTLPRIKYYTMGSNEWNTAEVWPPESSEMTTLFLSSDGKANSLYGDGTLLKSAPSKDKPDSYTYDPMNPVPSYGGNVCCTGNAVKGGAFDQQVMETRNDILVYTTPPLEEGVEITGFIESTLYLSSDVKDTDLTIKIIDVYPDGTAYNLDETIQRVRYREGYEKEVFMEKGKVYEVELTPMSTSNYFKKGHRIRIEVSSSNFPRFARNLNTGGDNFNESDGIVANNTIHHSKKYPSQIKVPVLGKLNFEK
- a CDS encoding peptide-methionine (S)-S-oxide reductase; this encodes MNIGLGGGCHWCTEGIFQSLKGVTKVDQGWISGEIPHENYSEAILIEFDENIISLDTIIEIHLLTHSSEAAHSFRNKYRSAIYFFDEEQFQSVTHILIKLSEKFKKKFITRAIRFKDFKLNKADQLDYFYTRPEAPFCETYIIPKIKMLINSHSDVINTKALNVIDNYC
- a CDS encoding outer membrane beta-barrel protein, translating into MLSRDLLIVFVLLFVCFNTKGQLRSGYIITNSGEKVACQIINRDWTYCPEQIKIKVSDSEVKVFEAKDVKEIGIDSSIIYISRQVKIDLSSSNTKSLSNSRNPDFIEKTVFLKVLISGKASLYNYRKPNLDKFFFSHNEKEIKPLIYKKYNVRMTIKENNYFKQQLKQTFSDEEKVKINFDKLDYTQKDLEDIFIKYNSISAPDQMQYIQERKPWTYNLTVRTGMRYVTTNIRNNQYFNEDLKSRISFRIGAELQVTPSFWHRRWSLTLEPTYSHFKTVAASEDRSISLKYSVLEFPVLIRYKMWKNKHSNLYINAGLGTDFKYNTNLTFGATNEMDITIAPYFIGGLGYSHKKFSSELRISSSKNILASYTYWETKLNITEFVIGYKIL